In one Alnus glutinosa chromosome 12, dhAlnGlut1.1, whole genome shotgun sequence genomic region, the following are encoded:
- the LOC133852547 gene encoding uncharacterized protein LOC133852547: MDFVVGLPKAPSRQDAIWVIVDRLTKSAHFLPIKITDSLEKLANLSPLYWDEIRERQLLGPELVQVMKEKIALIRKRMLTAQSRQKSYADKRRRELKSAVGDLVYLKVLPMRNVFHFGNKGKLNPSVHDVFHVSQLRKCIHDPSQVISHEPLDIQPTLTYEELPVQILDRKEQQLRTKTIPLVKVLWRNHRVEEASWELEQQMRDKYSHLIE, translated from the exons atggattttgtcgTTGGTCTTCCAAAAGCACCAAGTAGACAAGATGCTATATGGGTTATTGTGGACAGATTGACGAAGAGTGCTCATTTCCTTCCCATTAAGATCACTGACTCGTTGGAAAAATTGGCAAATCT ATCGCCTTTGTATTGGGATGAAATAAGGGAGAGACAGTTATTGGGGCCAGAATTAGTGCAGGTGATGAAGGAAAAGATTGCTTTGATTCGAAAGCGCATGCTTACCGCGCAGTCTAGACAGAAAAGCTATGCGGATAAACGCCGCCGTGAGTTAAAATCTGCAGTTGGTGACCTTGTGTATCTCAAGGTGTTGCCAATGCGGAATGTGTTTCATTTCGGCAACAAGGGCAAGCTCAATCCAAG CGTTCACGACGTTTTTCACGTCTCACAATTGCGGAAGTGCATTCACGATCCATCTCAGGTGATTAGCCACGAACCTCTTGATATTCAGCCTACTCTGACATATGAAGAGTTGCCCGTGCAAATTTTGGATCGCAAGGAACAACAGTTGAGGACTAAGACGATTCCGCTTGTGAAAGTGTTATGGCGAAACCACAGAGTTGAGGAAGCTTCATGGGAGCTTGAGCAGCAGATGCGGGATAAATATTCCCACTTGATCGAGTGA